The Heyndrickxia vini genome contains a region encoding:
- the fdhF gene encoding formate dehydrogenase subunit alpha codes for MGGKVQVIINGKQHEVEGGTRILDYLLEQEVDHPHICYSEVLGPIQTCDTCMCEVDGKILRACSTEFEEGMNILTSSNRAKNAQTEAMDRILENHLLYCTVCDNNNGNCRVHNTAEQLEIEHQTRPFRKKGYEVDMSHPFYRYDPDQCILCGRCVEVCQDLQVNETLSIDWDREIPRVVWDDGKSINESSCVSCGQCATVCPCNALMEKSMLGEAGLMTAIPNDLLNPMVDLIKEVEPDYKTIFALSEVEAAARDKRTKKTKTVCTFCGVGCSFEVWTKGRKILKVEPTENSPVNSVSTCVKGKFGWDFINSEQRLTTPLIRKGEAFVPATWDEAFTLISEKMGSIKETYGGDALGFVSSSKTTNEEAYLMQKLARQVFGTNNVDNCSRYCQSPASDGLLVTVGYGGDSGTIRDIENAGLVITVGANPTEGHPVLATRVKRAKKLRGQKLIVSDLRKHELAERSDLFLHPKQGTDFVWITAVAKYMIDQGWHNEDFIKARVSNFKEYMSVLKKYTLDYAVEVTGLPKEQLIKTAQMIHEADGTCILWGMGVTQNIAGSHTSGAIANLLLVSGNFGRNGAGAFPLRGHNNVQGSCDMGTLPQWLAGNQRLTDDTARANFEKAYGVKISEKPGFTNIDMLEAVEEGKLKAMYLMGEDMAWVDSNANHVHETLSKLEFFVVQDVFLTKTAQFADVVLPAAPSLEKDGTFTNTERRIQRLYQVLDPLGESKPDWWIIGQIAKYMGYDWNYKHPSEIMDEIADLCPTFAGVSYERLEGWNSLIWPVQKDGTDEPLLYTERFNFPDGKARFSLTEYVPPVEFTQDFDLTLNNGRLLEQFHVGNMTNKSQGLQYKLPEVFVEVSPELALERKVEDGSLVRLVSPYGAIKLRAVVTDRVQGKELYVPMHSVSHENAVNLLTGSVGDVRTQTPAYKETKVKMELIQAKGKRPLPMYNPRYATRNPQLGVQVERKWAREDYEAIADVNIPGGYK; via the coding sequence ATGGGAGGAAAAGTCCAAGTAATAATTAATGGAAAGCAACATGAAGTAGAAGGAGGGACTCGAATTCTTGATTATCTTTTGGAACAAGAGGTAGATCATCCACATATCTGTTATTCGGAGGTTTTGGGTCCCATTCAAACGTGTGATACTTGTATGTGTGAAGTAGACGGGAAAATTTTGAGAGCTTGCTCAACAGAATTCGAAGAAGGCATGAATATTTTAACCTCTTCAAATAGAGCCAAAAATGCTCAAACAGAAGCAATGGACCGCATTTTAGAAAATCATTTACTGTATTGTACAGTTTGTGATAATAACAATGGGAATTGTCGTGTTCATAATACCGCAGAGCAATTAGAAATTGAACACCAAACTCGTCCATTTCGGAAAAAAGGATATGAGGTTGATATGTCACATCCTTTTTACAGATACGATCCCGATCAATGTATCCTTTGCGGACGTTGTGTAGAAGTATGTCAAGATTTACAAGTGAATGAAACCTTATCCATCGATTGGGACCGTGAAATTCCGCGTGTCGTGTGGGATGATGGGAAGTCTATCAATGAATCCTCTTGCGTATCCTGCGGACAGTGTGCCACAGTTTGTCCATGTAATGCATTAATGGAAAAATCGATGTTAGGTGAAGCAGGGCTTATGACCGCAATTCCGAATGACTTATTAAACCCTATGGTTGATCTCATAAAAGAGGTCGAACCCGATTATAAAACCATTTTTGCCTTATCGGAGGTGGAAGCAGCAGCTCGTGATAAACGAACGAAAAAAACAAAAACAGTTTGTACTTTTTGCGGTGTGGGCTGTTCGTTTGAGGTATGGACAAAAGGACGTAAGATCTTAAAAGTAGAACCAACTGAAAATAGTCCTGTAAATAGTGTCTCTACATGTGTGAAAGGGAAATTCGGCTGGGATTTTATAAATAGTGAGCAACGCCTTACTACTCCTTTAATCCGAAAAGGGGAAGCATTTGTTCCCGCAACTTGGGATGAAGCATTTACATTAATTTCGGAAAAAATGGGATCCATTAAAGAAACGTATGGAGGGGATGCACTTGGGTTTGTAAGTTCGTCAAAGACAACAAACGAAGAGGCTTACCTTATGCAAAAATTGGCTCGTCAAGTATTTGGAACGAACAATGTGGATAACTGTTCCCGCTACTGTCAATCCCCAGCTTCAGATGGATTACTGGTAACCGTTGGATATGGAGGAGATTCAGGTACCATTCGGGATATTGAAAACGCGGGACTTGTTATCACGGTTGGTGCCAATCCAACTGAAGGACATCCCGTTTTAGCGACAAGAGTAAAGCGAGCAAAGAAATTACGTGGACAAAAATTGATTGTATCTGACCTTCGTAAGCATGAACTAGCGGAGCGTTCCGATTTATTTTTACATCCTAAACAAGGAACGGACTTTGTTTGGATAACTGCCGTTGCAAAATATATGATTGACCAAGGTTGGCACAATGAAGATTTCATTAAAGCTCGTGTAAGTAACTTTAAAGAATACATGTCAGTTCTTAAGAAATATACACTTGACTACGCAGTTGAAGTGACCGGTCTTCCAAAAGAACAACTAATTAAAACGGCTCAAATGATCCATGAAGCAGATGGAACATGTATTTTATGGGGGATGGGTGTTACCCAAAATATCGCGGGTTCCCATACGTCTGGTGCTATTGCTAACCTTTTGTTGGTATCAGGTAATTTCGGTCGTAATGGAGCAGGGGCATTTCCGCTTCGTGGTCACAACAATGTACAAGGTTCATGTGATATGGGTACGTTGCCACAATGGCTGGCAGGCAACCAGCGATTAACAGACGATACGGCACGTGCTAATTTTGAAAAAGCTTATGGCGTAAAAATTTCTGAGAAACCAGGATTTACGAACATTGATATGCTAGAGGCAGTGGAAGAGGGAAAACTAAAAGCTATGTATCTTATGGGAGAGGACATGGCATGGGTGGATTCAAACGCAAATCATGTGCATGAAACCCTTAGCAAGTTAGAATTCTTTGTTGTACAAGATGTTTTCTTAACAAAAACAGCCCAATTCGCAGATGTTGTACTACCGGCTGCCCCGTCCCTTGAAAAAGACGGAACGTTCACCAATACGGAACGCCGAATTCAACGCTTGTATCAAGTGCTAGATCCATTAGGAGAATCAAAACCGGACTGGTGGATTATAGGGCAAATTGCTAAATATATGGGATACGATTGGAACTATAAACATCCAAGTGAAATTATGGACGAAATTGCTGATCTTTGTCCGACATTTGCAGGGGTATCATACGAAAGGCTTGAAGGATGGAATAGTTTAATATGGCCGGTGCAAAAAGATGGAACAGATGAGCCGCTTCTATATACAGAACGCTTTAACTTTCCGGATGGGAAGGCTCGCTTTTCACTTACGGAATATGTTCCACCTGTAGAATTTACACAAGACTTTGACCTAACGTTAAACAACGGACGACTTTTGGAACAATTCCATGTAGGTAATATGACAAATAAGTCGCAAGGTCTTCAATACAAATTGCCCGAAGTTTTCGTAGAAGTTTCACCTGAACTTGCCCTAGAACGAAAGGTTGAGGACGGTTCTCTAGTACGGCTTGTTTCTCCATATGGTGCGATTAAGCTTCGTGCAGTTGTAACCGATCGAGTCCAAGGAAAAGAATTGTATGTTCCTATGCACTCGGTAAGCCATGAAAATGCGGTTAATCTTTTAACCGGAAGTGTTGGGGATGTTCGGACCCAAACCCCAGCCTATAAAGAAACAAAAGTAAAAATGGAGTTAATTCAAGCAAAAGGAAAAAGACCACTTCCAATGTATAATCCTAGATATGCAACACGTAATCCACAACTAGGTGTTCAAGTGGAACGTAAATGGGCACGTGAAGATTACGAAGCAATTGCTGACGTGAATATACCAGGAGGGTACAAATAA
- the moaD gene encoding molybdopterin converting factor subunit 1: MITVLFFAGIREEIGSDKLNIDMENITIYQLKQYLLNNYSLSSFNQVMTAINESFVTDDEIIKDQDIIAFIPPVSGG; this comes from the coding sequence GTGATTACGGTTTTATTTTTTGCAGGAATACGTGAAGAGATTGGATCCGATAAATTAAACATTGATATGGAAAATATAACTATCTATCAACTGAAACAATATCTTCTTAATAACTATTCTCTTTCATCTTTCAATCAAGTTATGACAGCTATCAATGAAAGCTTTGTAACAGATGATGAAATTATAAAAGATCAAGATATTATTGCATTTATCCCCCCAGTAAGTGGGGGGTAA
- a CDS encoding molybdenum cofactor biosynthesis protein MoaE — translation MQQDLFKIVHDTISVEEVSNQVSRREAGAITLFVGTVREFTKGKRTLSLEYQAYESMAVKMLSQIGEEIKGKWPDTCVAITHRIGKLEITDIAVVIAVSSPHRKTAYRANEYAIERIKQIVPIWKKEFWEDGTMWMGDQLETTKYPEGKPDEEE, via the coding sequence GTGCAACAAGATTTATTTAAAATTGTACACGACACGATATCTGTAGAGGAAGTATCGAATCAGGTTTCCAGAAGAGAAGCAGGTGCTATTACACTCTTTGTCGGGACTGTAAGAGAATTTACAAAAGGAAAGAGAACATTATCTCTTGAGTATCAAGCATACGAATCAATGGCAGTAAAAATGCTAAGTCAAATAGGTGAAGAAATCAAGGGGAAATGGCCAGATACATGTGTTGCCATAACACATAGAATAGGTAAGCTAGAAATAACAGATATTGCTGTAGTAATCGCGGTATCCTCACCACATCGTAAAACTGCATACCGAGCAAATGAATATGCGATTGAACGAATCAAACAAATTGTGCCTATTTGGAAAAAGGAATTTTGGGAAGACGGAACAATGTGGATGGGAGATCAATTAGAGACTACTAAATATCCGGAGGGGAAACCGGACGAGGAGGAATAG
- a CDS encoding molybdopterin-synthase adenylyltransferase MoeB: MTDRYSRQQLFKQIGIEGQEKIRSKHVLIVGAGALGSACAEALVRAGIGKLTIIDRDYVEWSNLQRQQLYTEKDANDQLPKAIAAKKHLKQMNSEVEIEAFVMEARADNLEKLLVNTDIIIDGTDNFDIRFILNDLSNKYNIPWIYGSCVGSYGATYTVIPGKTPCLNCILKKIPAGGATCDTAGIISPAVQIVSAYQVTEAFKILVEDFSTVRNTFLTFDVWSNQYYSIKIDKIKTESCPSCGMDQSYPYLTYENQTKAEVVCGRNTVQIRPAKMIEYNFDQLENSLKVYGPVTKNPYLISCQLQDYRMVIFTDGRVFIHGTNNIERAKNLYYRLLG, encoded by the coding sequence TTGACTGATCGTTATTCACGGCAACAGCTATTCAAACAAATAGGTATTGAAGGGCAAGAAAAAATCAGGAGTAAGCATGTACTAATCGTAGGTGCTGGAGCACTAGGCAGTGCTTGTGCTGAAGCTTTAGTAAGAGCAGGTATCGGAAAGTTAACGATTATTGATCGTGATTATGTTGAATGGAGCAATTTGCAACGCCAACAGCTATATACTGAAAAAGATGCTAATGATCAATTGCCAAAAGCAATTGCTGCCAAAAAGCATCTGAAACAAATGAATTCGGAAGTTGAAATTGAAGCGTTTGTAATGGAAGCAAGAGCCGATAATTTAGAGAAATTGTTAGTTAATACTGATATTATAATCGATGGCACAGATAATTTTGATATTCGATTTATTTTAAATGATCTTTCAAATAAATATAACATTCCATGGATTTATGGTTCTTGTGTAGGAAGTTATGGAGCCACTTATACAGTTATACCCGGAAAAACACCATGTTTGAATTGTATTCTGAAAAAAATTCCCGCTGGAGGAGCAACTTGTGATACGGCGGGGATTATTAGCCCAGCCGTTCAAATTGTTTCTGCCTATCAAGTAACGGAAGCATTCAAAATTCTTGTAGAGGATTTTTCAACAGTAAGAAATACTTTTTTGACTTTTGATGTTTGGAGTAATCAATACTACTCTATTAAGATTGACAAAATAAAAACTGAAAGTTGCCCATCCTGTGGAATGGACCAATCCTATCCGTATTTAACTTATGAAAATCAGACAAAGGCAGAAGTAGTATGTGGACGAAATACGGTACAAATTAGGCCAGCTAAAATGATTGAATATAATTTTGACCAGTTGGAGAATTCGCTAAAGGTTTACGGTCCCGTAACCAAGAATCCATATTTAATAAGTTGTCAGCTTCAAGACTATCGAATGGTTATATTTACAGACGGGCGTGTCTTTATTCATGGAACCAACAATATTGAGCGTGCTAAAAATCTTTATTACCGCCTGCTAGGCTAA
- the moaA gene encoding GTP 3',8-cyclase MoaA, with translation MENIILDKLQRPLRDLRLSVTDRCNFRCRYCMPEEIFGPGYPFLSSDKILSFDEMERLARIFAALGTKKIRITGGEPLLRKDLPELIRRLKEIKEVEDIGITTNGSLLKKFSPALFNAGLRRVTVSLDSLDDQRFNQLNGNKSNVARVLEGIEAASNVGLKVKVNMVVQKGKNDQDIIPMAKYFKEQKHTLRFIEYMDVGNSNGWRMEEVMTKQEILDLIEKIMPLEQIKPNYVGEVATRYRYIGSDQEIGIISSVTDSFCSTCSRARVSAEGKLYTCLFSSKGFDLRHLLRSGESDDAITKKITDIWNHRGDRYSDERANGHSNNRTKVEMSHIGG, from the coding sequence ATGGAAAATATTATACTGGATAAATTACAACGCCCTTTGAGAGATCTTCGTTTATCTGTGACTGATCGTTGTAATTTTCGTTGTCGTTATTGCATGCCGGAAGAAATATTTGGTCCGGGATATCCTTTTTTATCCTCCGATAAAATTCTGTCTTTTGATGAAATGGAACGGTTAGCACGAATATTTGCTGCCTTAGGCACCAAAAAGATACGTATTACTGGAGGTGAACCACTGTTACGCAAGGATCTTCCTGAATTAATTCGTCGGTTAAAGGAAATTAAAGAAGTGGAGGATATTGGCATTACGACGAATGGGTCTCTTTTAAAAAAATTTTCACCCGCGTTGTTTAACGCCGGGTTAAGAAGAGTGACGGTTAGCCTTGATTCTCTAGATGACCAACGCTTCAACCAATTAAATGGAAATAAAAGCAATGTGGCAAGGGTGTTAGAAGGCATTGAGGCGGCATCTAATGTGGGATTAAAAGTTAAAGTAAATATGGTTGTTCAAAAAGGGAAAAACGATCAAGATATCATACCTATGGCAAAATATTTTAAAGAACAGAAACATACTCTCCGCTTTATCGAATACATGGATGTGGGAAATTCAAATGGTTGGAGAATGGAAGAAGTCATGACTAAACAAGAGATTTTAGATCTAATTGAAAAAATCATGCCACTTGAACAAATTAAGCCAAATTATGTGGGAGAGGTAGCCACTAGGTACCGTTATATTGGTAGTGACCAAGAAATTGGGATTATTTCTTCTGTAACCGATTCTTTTTGTTCAACTTGTTCAAGGGCACGAGTGTCTGCTGAAGGTAAATTATATACTTGTTTATTTTCCTCAAAAGGCTTTGATCTTCGGCATTTACTACGCTCTGGGGAATCAGATGACGCAATTACTAAGAAAATCACCGATATTTGGAACCATCGTGGTGACCGTTATTCCGATGAAAGAGCAAATGGTCATTCAAACAACCGAACAAAAGTGGAAATGTCACATATTGGCGGTTAA
- the fdhD gene encoding formate dehydrogenase accessory sulfurtransferase FdhD encodes MKRRILKFLNEHIKDAEDIIVTEFPVTVKVNEQELVTMVCTPEYIEDMVIGYLASEGIMRRYEDIKEIWVQEIEGYVHVKIDKLNPYFQNLQNKRYITSCCGMSRQGFVFANDALTAKKMNEIRVKISPDDCLRLMNSLQDTATTFRDTGGVHNAALCDVNGFKLSRMDIGRHNALDKIYGYCLRNNIPIGNKIIVFSGRISSEILLKVAKIGCEIVLSKSAPTELALELAENLGITTVGFIRNQSFNIYTCPERIQKR; translated from the coding sequence ATGAAAAGAAGGATTCTAAAGTTTTTAAACGAACATATTAAAGACGCTGAGGATATTATTGTTACGGAATTTCCCGTTACGGTAAAAGTTAATGAACAAGAATTGGTTACAATGGTTTGCACACCGGAGTACATTGAGGATATGGTTATCGGTTACTTAGCTTCCGAAGGAATTATGCGGAGATACGAAGATATCAAGGAAATTTGGGTTCAAGAAATAGAAGGATATGTACATGTGAAAATAGATAAATTGAATCCTTATTTTCAAAATCTGCAGAATAAACGTTATATAACATCCTGTTGTGGAATGAGCAGGCAAGGTTTCGTCTTCGCTAACGATGCCCTAACCGCTAAGAAAATGAATGAAATCCGAGTGAAAATTTCTCCAGATGACTGCCTTCGTTTGATGAATAGTTTACAGGACACAGCTACTACTTTCCGAGACACAGGGGGAGTTCATAATGCTGCCCTATGTGATGTAAATGGTTTTAAGCTAAGTCGGATGGACATTGGAAGACATAATGCCTTGGATAAAATATACGGATATTGTTTGAGAAATAACATCCCGATTGGAAATAAAATCATTGTTTTTAGCGGACGCATATCTTCGGAAATTTTATTGAAAGTTGCAAAAATCGGTTGTGAGATTGTTCTTTCAAAATCCGCTCCTACTGAATTAGCGCTGGAACTGGCAGAAAATCTAGGGATTACAACAGTAGGTTTTATAAGGAATCAATCTTTTAATATTTACACATGTCCGGAACGAATTCAAAAACGGTAA
- a CDS encoding YjcZ family sporulation protein: MGGAAYGSGFALLVVLFILLIIIGASWIY, from the coding sequence ATGGGTGGTGCAGCATACGGAAGCGGATTTGCGTTACTTGTTGTATTATTTATATTGCTCATTATAATCGGTGCATCTTGGATATATTAG
- a CDS encoding YjcZ family sporulation protein — MGFAYGGGFALIVVLFILLVIVGAAFIC; from the coding sequence ATGGGATTTGCTTATGGAGGCGGATTTGCCTTAATCGTTGTATTGTTCATTCTTTTGGTGATTGTAGGTGCAGCATTTATTTGTTAA
- a CDS encoding peptidylprolyl isomerase, whose translation MKKWVLSLSLAAGVLGLAACGNSGDVVVKTKAGNVTKDELYEAMKDKIGDQVVQQLVFEKVLSDKYKVSDKEVDKQVDQAKKQLGDQFESALQQYGYANEKDFRNTIKVGLMQEKAATKDLKITDKDIKDYYANNIKPDIKASHILVADEKTANEVEAKLKKGEKFEDLAKKYSTDGTAQKGGDLGWFNTGKMDPTFEAAAYKLKVNEVSEPVKTQFGYHIIKKTGEKDKAPLDNKMKKEIKEKIKASKVDQSKIAEIMKKEIKDAKLDIKDKDLKKSFDNVLNANTTDSTSKK comes from the coding sequence ATGAAAAAATGGGTATTATCCCTTTCATTAGCAGCGGGTGTTTTAGGACTAGCTGCATGTGGCAACAGTGGAGATGTAGTTGTAAAAACAAAAGCTGGAAATGTAACAAAGGACGAACTGTATGAAGCAATGAAGGATAAAATTGGCGATCAGGTTGTACAACAACTTGTATTTGAAAAAGTTCTTTCTGATAAATACAAGGTTTCAGATAAAGAAGTTGATAAACAAGTAGATCAAGCGAAAAAACAACTTGGTGATCAATTTGAATCTGCACTTCAACAATATGGTTACGCTAACGAAAAAGATTTCAGAAATACAATTAAAGTTGGACTTATGCAGGAAAAAGCTGCAACGAAAGATTTGAAAATTACTGATAAAGATATAAAAGATTATTATGCAAATAATATTAAACCTGATATTAAGGCAAGTCACATTCTTGTAGCTGATGAGAAAACAGCAAATGAAGTTGAGGCTAAACTTAAAAAAGGTGAGAAGTTTGAGGATTTAGCAAAGAAATATTCTACTGATGGAACTGCTCAAAAAGGCGGAGACCTTGGTTGGTTTAATACTGGCAAAATGGACCCAACTTTTGAAGCTGCAGCATATAAATTAAAGGTAAATGAAGTCAGTGAACCTGTAAAGACTCAATTCGGTTATCACATTATTAAGAAAACCGGTGAAAAAGATAAAGCACCACTTGATAATAAAATGAAAAAAGAAATCAAAGAAAAAATTAAAGCATCTAAAGTAGATCAATCAAAAATCGCTGAGATTATGAAGAAAGAAATTAAGGATGCAAAATTAGATATTAAAGACAAAGATTTGAAAAAATCATTTGATAACGTATTAAATGCTAATACGACAGATTCTACATCTAAAAAATAA
- a CDS encoding sporulation YhaL family protein has translation MSLPIWIYFVIAGIAVSAFMAVKTSREDRKLEQEWIEKEGEEYIERMEIEKEKRNNVKEVG, from the coding sequence ATGTCATTGCCAATTTGGATTTATTTCGTCATTGCTGGAATTGCTGTTAGTGCTTTTATGGCTGTTAAAACATCGAGAGAAGACCGTAAACTTGAACAGGAATGGATTGAAAAAGAAGGGGAAGAGTATATTGAACGGATGGAAATCGAAAAAGAAAAAAGAAATAATGTAAAAGAAGTAGGTTAA
- the yhaM gene encoding 3'-5' exoribonuclease YhaM yields MTKGLLQFDVGEQIELFLLIKNSIKGIASNGKPFLSLNLQDKTGDIEAKLWDVSESDAQTYKAETIVKVAGDIQNYRGRLQLRIRQIRPATDQDGVSISEFLETAPVSQDEMMSKITQYIFEMKNPNIQRITRHLLKKFNSDFLVYPAATKNHHEFVSGLAYHVVSMLDLAKAITSLYPSLDRDLLYAGIILHDLGKVTELSGPISTSYTVEGNLLGHITIMVNEIGKAADELGIHGEEVMVLKHLVLSHHGKPEWGSAKPPMIKEAEILHYIDNLDAKMNMMDRALRQVKPGEFSERVFALENRSFYKPSFHN; encoded by the coding sequence ATGACAAAAGGACTTTTGCAATTTGATGTTGGAGAACAAATCGAGCTTTTTCTACTAATAAAAAATAGTATTAAAGGAATTGCCAGTAATGGGAAGCCATTTTTATCGTTAAACTTACAAGATAAAACTGGAGATATAGAAGCGAAGCTTTGGGATGTATCAGAATCGGATGCACAAACCTATAAGGCTGAAACGATCGTAAAGGTGGCGGGGGATATTCAGAATTATCGAGGCCGCTTACAATTACGGATTCGTCAAATTCGTCCCGCAACGGATCAGGATGGTGTTTCTATTTCGGAATTTCTCGAGACAGCACCCGTGAGCCAAGATGAAATGATGAGCAAGATTACACAATATATTTTTGAAATGAAGAACCCAAATATCCAAAGAATCACTAGACATTTATTAAAAAAGTTTAATAGTGATTTCCTCGTATACCCGGCAGCTACCAAAAACCACCATGAATTTGTATCCGGGTTGGCTTACCATGTCGTATCAATGCTAGATTTGGCCAAAGCTATTACTAGTCTTTATCCTTCCTTGGATCGTGATTTACTTTATGCCGGAATTATTCTTCACGATTTAGGAAAGGTAACAGAATTATCAGGTCCAATTTCCACGTCTTATACGGTAGAGGGAAATTTATTAGGACACATAACAATTATGGTAAATGAAATTGGTAAAGCGGCAGATGAATTAGGCATTCATGGTGAAGAGGTAATGGTATTGAAACATCTAGTTTTGAGTCACCACGGAAAACCCGAATGGGGAAGTGCAAAACCACCGATGATTAAGGAAGCAGAAATTCTTCATTATATTGATAATCTTGATGCGAAAATGAACATGATGGACCGAGCACTTCGCCAAGTAAAACCAGGTGAATTCTCCGAGCGAGTCTTCGCTTTGGAAAATCGTTCATTCTATAAACCAAGTTTTCATAATTAA